One Paenibacillus crassostreae DNA segment encodes these proteins:
- a CDS encoding MgtC/SapB family protein: MNNPWIIDDLQIFLRLLLSMGLGGVIGWERERSNRAAGLRTHILVCLGSTLIMMLSIYGFSDFVNEANIRIDPARLAASVITGIGFLGAGTILFTGKSITGLTTAASVWVVAALGLSVGAGFHFAAIVTTIFILMTLVLFNKIEQRFLNGDKIHLLTIQAVDTPELIDSLSKLLLDEGLTIKKININECTKPPEKDSEQKLLEISLQVRSKKKFDSFGLANKVRSRKEITMITVE, from the coding sequence TTGAATAATCCATGGATCATTGATGATCTCCAAATTTTCCTTCGCTTATTGTTGTCAATGGGTCTAGGTGGAGTCATTGGATGGGAACGAGAAAGATCTAATCGTGCAGCAGGACTTCGTACACATATTCTTGTCTGTTTAGGATCGACTCTAATCATGATGTTATCTATTTATGGGTTTTCTGATTTCGTCAATGAAGCGAATATTCGAATTGATCCAGCTCGATTGGCAGCTTCAGTTATTACTGGTATTGGGTTCTTAGGTGCAGGTACTATTTTATTTACGGGAAAATCAATAACGGGACTAACTACAGCTGCCTCCGTTTGGGTAGTAGCTGCATTAGGACTTTCTGTTGGTGCAGGGTTTCATTTTGCGGCGATTGTAACTACAATATTTATATTAATGACTTTAGTACTTTTCAATAAAATTGAACAACGATTTTTAAATGGAGATAAAATCCATCTACTAACTATTCAAGCTGTAGATACTCCAGAACTTATCGATTCACTATCCAAACTATTATTGGATGAAGGCTTAACGATCAAAAAGATAAATATTAATGAATGTACTAAGCCCCCTGAGAAAGACTCTGAACAAAAGCTACTTGAAATATCATTACAAGTTAGAAGTAAGAAAAAATTTGATTCGTTTGGATTAGCTAATAAAGTTCGGAGTCGAAAAGAGATTACGATGATAACGGTAGAGTAA
- the perR gene encoding peroxide-responsive transcriptional repressor PerR — MGTRVQHALEQLKTSGVRITPQRHAILDFLLESMTHPTADEIYRALEPKFPSMSVATVYNNLKMFMESGMVRELTYGDASSRFDANVSEHYHVICEQCGKIEDFMYPSLKDVEHQAEKATGYHVKGLRLELYGICETCKEH; from the coding sequence ATGGGAACACGAGTCCAACATGCATTGGAACAATTAAAAACTTCTGGTGTTCGGATCACACCCCAACGTCATGCAATTTTAGATTTCTTACTAGAATCCATGACTCATCCAACTGCGGATGAAATATACCGTGCTTTAGAACCAAAGTTTCCTAGCATGAGTGTAGCGACGGTTTACAATAACTTAAAGATGTTTATGGAGTCAGGAATGGTCCGTGAATTGACATATGGGGATGCATCAAGTCGATTTGATGCGAATGTGTCAGAGCACTATCATGTCATTTGTGAACAGTGTGGTAAAATTGAAGATTTTATGTATCCTTCGTTAAAGGATGTTGAGCACCAGGCGGAAAAAGCAACAGGTTATCATGTGAAGGGCTTAAGGTTGGAACTTTACGGAATCTGTGAAACCTGCAAAGAGCACTAA
- the gatB gene encoding Asp-tRNA(Asn)/Glu-tRNA(Gln) amidotransferase subunit GatB: MSTSKYETVIGLEVHVELHTNSKIFCGCSTEFGAPPNTHTCPICLGHPGVLPVLNRQAVDYAMKAAMALNCTIGDRSKFDRKNYFYPDSPKAYQISQYDQPIGEHGWIDIEVNGETKRIGITRLHLEEDAGKLTHIDGGYASLVDFNRVGTPLVEIVSEPDISSPEEARAYLEKIRAIMQYCEVSDVKMEEGSLRCDANISLRPYGQKEFGTRAELKNMNSFRGVQKGMEYEQFRQAEILDDGGEVVQETRRWDEGQGKTISMRGKEQAHDYRYFPDPDLVTLFIDDAWKERIRASIPELPDARKERYTTQYGLPSYDAAVITASKPLADFFEESLKYTQDAKAVSNWIMGELLGYLNSSNVELSDVRITGQGLGEMIGLIEKGTISNKIAKTVFKEMLESGKLPQQIVEEQGLVQISDEGAILGIVEQVVAANPQSIEDYKAGKQKAIGFLVGQVMKESKGKANPAMVNKLLVDVLSR; encoded by the coding sequence GTGTCTACAAGTAAATATGAAACAGTGATCGGACTAGAAGTCCATGTTGAGTTGCATACGAATTCCAAAATTTTCTGTGGTTGCTCTACTGAATTTGGAGCGCCACCGAATACTCATACTTGCCCTATTTGTCTTGGTCATCCAGGCGTATTGCCAGTGTTGAATCGTCAAGCTGTGGACTATGCTATGAAAGCAGCGATGGCATTAAATTGTACTATCGGAGACAGAAGCAAATTTGACCGTAAGAATTACTTCTATCCCGATTCACCAAAAGCGTATCAAATATCTCAGTATGACCAACCCATTGGTGAACATGGTTGGATCGATATCGAAGTGAATGGAGAGACCAAACGGATCGGCATCACTCGTCTTCACTTAGAAGAAGATGCAGGTAAATTAACTCATATTGATGGTGGATATGCTTCATTGGTTGACTTTAACCGTGTAGGGACTCCTCTTGTTGAGATTGTATCTGAACCTGATATTTCCTCTCCAGAAGAAGCGCGTGCCTATCTTGAGAAGATCAGAGCAATTATGCAATACTGTGAAGTGTCTGATGTCAAAATGGAAGAGGGATCCCTTCGCTGTGATGCTAATATCAGTCTTCGTCCTTACGGACAGAAGGAATTTGGTACAAGAGCAGAATTGAAGAACATGAACTCTTTCCGTGGTGTACAGAAGGGTATGGAATATGAACAATTCCGTCAAGCTGAAATTTTGGATGATGGTGGAGAAGTTGTACAGGAAACAAGACGATGGGATGAAGGACAAGGGAAGACAATTTCCATGCGTGGTAAAGAACAAGCACACGATTATAGATATTTCCCGGATCCAGATCTCGTGACATTGTTTATAGATGATGCTTGGAAAGAACGTATACGTGCTTCTATTCCAGAATTGCCAGACGCACGTAAAGAGCGATATACGACTCAATATGGGCTACCCAGTTATGATGCAGCAGTAATTACAGCGTCTAAACCTTTAGCAGATTTCTTCGAAGAGAGCTTGAAGTATACCCAAGATGCGAAAGCTGTATCGAACTGGATTATGGGTGAATTATTAGGGTATCTAAATAGTAGTAACGTTGAACTGTCTGATGTGAGAATAACTGGGCAAGGCTTAGGTGAAATGATCGGTCTGATCGAAAAAGGAACGATCAGTAATAAAATTGCTAAGACTGTCTTTAAAGAGATGCTAGAAAGTGGGAAGTTACCACAGCAAATTGTAGAGGAACAGGGATTAGTACAGATTAGCGATGAGGGGGCTATCCTGGGGATTGTAGAACAGGTTGTAGCTGCTAATCCACAATCTATCGAGGATTACAAAGCTGGCAAGCAGAAAGCGATCGGATTCTTGGTTGGTCAGGTCATGAAAGAAAGCAAGGGGAAAGCCAACCCAGCTATGGTAAATAAATTGCTTGTCGATGTCTTAAGTCGCTAA
- the gatA gene encoding Asp-tRNA(Asn)/Glu-tRNA(Gln) amidotransferase subunit GatA has translation MSLFDYTLSEIHNKMNGGELSPTDLVDQAFKTIQERDNRVGAYLTLDEEQARATARKLDDKLKAGGERGLLFGLPVGIKDNIVTEGLRTTCASQFLSNFNPVYDATVTKKLRKADSVILGKMNMDEFAMGGSNENSSFHPVRNPWNLEHVPGGSSGGSAASVAAGEAYFTLGSDTGGSIRQPASYCGVVGLKPTYGLVSRFGLVAFASSLDQIGPITKNVEDSAYVLQAIAGYDSMDSTSANVEIPDYLSALTGDIKGLRIAVPKEYVGEGVDPVVKEKVMDALKVLEGLGATWEEVSLPHTEYAVATYYLLASSEASSNLARFDGVRYGVRSDNPANLLDLYHESRSQGFGPEVKRRIMLGTYALSSGYYDAYYLKAQKVRTLIKRDFDQVFEDFDIIIGPTAPTTAFKLGEQVDNPLTMYLNDILTIPVSLAGVPAVSVPCGFAEGLPVGMQIIGKAFDESTVLRVAHAYEQHTDFHKNRPTIVSE, from the coding sequence TTGAGTCTATTTGACTATACATTGTCTGAAATACATAACAAGATGAATGGTGGGGAATTGTCTCCTACGGATTTGGTAGATCAGGCATTCAAGACGATTCAAGAACGTGACAATCGCGTAGGAGCCTATCTTACACTTGATGAAGAACAAGCGAGAGCGACAGCGCGCAAACTGGATGATAAATTAAAGGCAGGGGGAGAGCGTGGCTTATTGTTTGGATTGCCTGTTGGCATCAAGGACAATATTGTAACGGAAGGTCTTCGTACAACTTGTGCTAGCCAGTTCCTCAGTAATTTTAATCCAGTATATGATGCTACAGTAACCAAGAAGTTGCGCAAGGCTGATTCAGTTATCCTTGGTAAAATGAACATGGATGAATTCGCTATGGGTGGATCAAATGAGAATTCTAGCTTTCATCCTGTCCGGAATCCGTGGAATTTAGAACATGTCCCAGGGGGGTCCAGTGGAGGTTCGGCAGCATCGGTAGCAGCAGGTGAAGCTTATTTCACACTTGGTTCTGATACAGGTGGCTCTATCCGTCAACCTGCATCTTATTGTGGAGTTGTAGGCTTAAAACCAACATATGGTTTAGTATCCCGTTTTGGTTTAGTCGCTTTTGCTTCCTCTCTGGACCAAATAGGTCCAATAACTAAAAATGTAGAAGATTCCGCTTATGTCTTACAAGCTATTGCGGGTTATGATTCTATGGATTCAACATCAGCGAATGTTGAAATTCCTGATTATCTAAGTGCTTTAACAGGTGATATTAAAGGACTTCGAATTGCTGTTCCGAAGGAATATGTAGGTGAAGGTGTAGATCCTGTTGTTAAAGAAAAGGTTATGGATGCATTGAAGGTGTTGGAGGGATTAGGCGCTACATGGGAGGAAGTCTCGTTACCTCATACCGAATATGCAGTGGCTACTTATTATTTATTGGCTTCTTCTGAGGCATCCTCCAACTTAGCTCGTTTTGATGGTGTTCGGTATGGTGTTCGTTCGGACAACCCTGCCAATCTTCTAGATCTTTACCATGAATCTCGTAGCCAAGGATTTGGTCCTGAAGTGAAACGCCGGATTATGCTTGGAACGTATGCCTTGAGTTCAGGTTACTATGATGCTTATTATTTAAAAGCACAAAAAGTTCGTACTTTGATCAAGCGTGATTTCGATCAAGTATTTGAAGATTTTGATATTATAATCGGGCCAACAGCTCCGACGACTGCCTTTAAGCTTGGTGAACAAGTAGATAATCCGCTTACGATGTATTTGAATGATATTCTAACGATACCAGTAAGCCTTGCAGGTGTACCTGCAGTAAGTGTTCCTTGTGGTTTTGCAGAAGGCTTACCTGTAGGTATGCAAATTATAGGTAAGGCATTTGATGAGTCTACGGTTCTACGTGTAGCACATGCCTACGAACAACATACAGATTTCCATAAGAATCGTCCTACGATCGTTTCCGAATAA
- a CDS encoding DUF4097 family beta strand repeat-containing protein, with protein sequence MNRKHKIRIGRYTAALLLVTTGFLLILDIIQGSEHMLLILKWWPLIAVMWGLESIFILIISKRHSGVSRTTFRLDLKGVSLSVLLSACVFIVTQQEHYLQLWNKVSLNLTASSVDFSEQEGEHLTKDEQMIPVTFDSENIIISNTNGNIYLHREPIDHIQISTEIWVDQINGPEVEDIFEQSVVEVSEGTTINIETKGKAYGQSGKRQPRMNLSVSLPEDRRFNYEVRTMNGNIILEDVNAIEDIQLESANGKLEIRNVLGNVKGKTLNGGVRITKLSGDADITSNQGNMEATDTTGRLRLTTQLGNISAIRVGGDVDMRTKNGNIYVSQPLRNLKAESLNGNIVAITQQVAGDWDIYSAVGIMDLKLPLEGNYKLNGVISFGEIRSSIPAFTIYNKKIFGTIGEGDYFIHIDGNSDLSVNYY encoded by the coding sequence TTGAACAGAAAACATAAAATACGTATTGGAAGATATACAGCTGCCCTCTTATTGGTGACTACAGGATTCTTGTTAATATTAGATATAATTCAGGGTAGTGAGCATATGCTACTTATACTTAAGTGGTGGCCTTTAATAGCAGTAATGTGGGGGCTGGAATCCATTTTCATCTTAATAATTTCTAAGAGGCATAGTGGTGTATCAAGGACTACCTTTCGTCTTGATCTGAAGGGAGTGTCATTATCAGTCCTTTTGTCAGCCTGTGTATTCATTGTGACTCAACAAGAACATTATTTACAGTTGTGGAATAAGGTAAGCCTGAACTTGACCGCATCCTCGGTTGACTTCAGTGAACAGGAGGGTGAACATCTCACCAAAGATGAACAGATGATTCCTGTTACTTTTGACAGTGAAAATATCATTATCAGTAATACCAATGGGAATATTTATTTGCACCGTGAACCTATAGATCATATACAGATTTCAACTGAAATCTGGGTAGACCAGATTAATGGGCCCGAAGTAGAAGATATATTCGAACAGTCCGTAGTTGAGGTAAGTGAAGGGACGACGATTAACATTGAAACCAAAGGGAAAGCCTATGGACAATCGGGAAAGCGCCAACCCCGGATGAATCTTAGTGTGTCACTTCCTGAAGATAGACGATTTAATTATGAGGTTCGGACAATGAATGGGAATATTATCTTAGAAGATGTAAATGCCATAGAAGATATTCAGTTAGAAAGTGCTAATGGGAAGCTTGAAATCAGAAATGTACTAGGAAATGTTAAGGGGAAGACACTAAATGGTGGTGTTCGAATCACCAAGCTTTCTGGCGATGCAGATATTACCTCTAATCAAGGAAATATGGAGGCGACTGATACAACTGGAAGACTACGCTTAACAACACAGTTAGGAAATATTTCTGCTATACGTGTAGGCGGTGACGTTGACATGAGAACGAAGAATGGGAATATCTATGTAAGTCAACCTTTAAGGAATCTTAAAGCTGAATCGCTTAATGGCAATATAGTTGCTATTACTCAGCAAGTTGCAGGAGATTGGGACATTTATAGTGCCGTTGGAATCATGGATCTAAAATTGCCTTTGGAGGGGAATTATAAGCTGAATGGTGTTATTTCCTTTGGTGAGATCCGCTCATCGATTCCTGCCTTTACTATATATAATAAAAAAATATTTGGCACAATTGGTGAAGGGGATTATTTCATTCATATTGATGGGAATAGTGATTTATCAGTGAACTATTATTAA
- a CDS encoding ABC transporter permease — translation MRGTWLLYRKEMLEMSRSFKLLWIPIVFTILGIMQPVVSVYMPDILKMSSGVPEEMFALYELPSPPVVMVQVLSQYSTLGILVLVLAGMNSVSGERYGGTAELIMVRPISTISIILSKWFAQCTALFMAFGIGYMAAYYYIYQMIGELSWKSGIISFGLYGLWLLLGITITLFFSTILRGGAAAFVTLAILAILSLLNAILPRWFSWSPSRLISLATESLTGNGLSASTAIECCLFTVGIIILAILSSSHLLQRRGLPN, via the coding sequence ATGAGAGGAACTTGGTTATTATATCGAAAAGAAATGCTAGAAATGTCCCGTAGCTTCAAACTACTATGGATTCCTATTGTATTTACAATATTAGGAATTATGCAACCTGTTGTGAGCGTCTATATGCCAGACATTCTAAAGATGTCCAGTGGGGTGCCGGAGGAAATGTTCGCTCTTTATGAACTTCCATCTCCACCAGTGGTTATGGTTCAGGTATTAAGCCAATACAGTACATTAGGTATTCTAGTACTTGTACTTGCCGGTATGAATAGTGTATCAGGAGAACGATATGGGGGTACTGCTGAGTTAATTATGGTACGACCCATTTCTACTATTTCAATTATTTTGTCCAAATGGTTTGCTCAATGTACAGCGCTATTTATGGCCTTTGGTATTGGATATATGGCAGCATATTATTATATCTATCAAATGATAGGAGAATTATCTTGGAAGAGTGGTATCATATCCTTTGGATTGTATGGTCTCTGGCTGCTGTTAGGGATTACAATAACCCTCTTTTTTAGTACTATTCTACGAGGAGGTGCAGCTGCTTTCGTTACCTTAGCTATCCTAGCGATACTTTCTCTTTTGAACGCTATCCTTCCCAGATGGTTTAGCTGGAGTCCATCTCGGTTAATTTCTCTAGCTACGGAGTCTTTGACTGGAAATGGACTATCAGCCTCAACAGCAATTGAGTGTTGCCTTTTTACTGTAGGAATAATCATCCTAGCTATATTAAGTTCATCACATCTGCTCCAGAGACGAGGGCTTCCCAACTAA
- the gatC gene encoding Asp-tRNA(Asn)/Glu-tRNA(Gln) amidotransferase subunit GatC gives MNISNQDVQHVAKLARLNLTADEELVFTEQLNAILQYAEKLDGLNTENVEPTTHVLHLSNVMREDEERESLPIEKVFANAPEEEAGQFKVPAVLE, from the coding sequence ATGAATATATCGAACCAAGATGTTCAACATGTAGCAAAGCTCGCCAGACTTAATCTCACTGCAGATGAAGAACTGGTATTCACAGAGCAATTAAATGCGATTTTGCAATATGCAGAGAAATTAGATGGATTAAATACAGAGAATGTAGAACCTACTACACATGTCTTGCACCTAAGCAATGTTATGCGAGAAGATGAAGAACGTGAAAGTCTACCTATAGAAAAGGTATTTGCTAATGCACCAGAAGAAGAAGCTGGACAATTCAAAGTTCCAGCCGTACTAGAATAA
- a CDS encoding ATPase codes for MLSIGNRIVIVDDAFEQNLPVGEYGYIIAYDRNPDNAFDYVVRVPKVNRNFFVPNNDVELEERLLQQEVERTTQEALIDYALATYNEELFKCVMNGDNEFVEDSEMISAEAMSQEEFIRQVNLRAWI; via the coding sequence ATGCTAAGTATTGGGAATAGAATTGTAATCGTCGATGACGCCTTTGAACAGAACCTTCCAGTTGGGGAATATGGTTATATTATAGCTTATGACCGCAACCCAGATAATGCATTTGATTATGTCGTTCGTGTGCCGAAAGTAAATCGCAATTTTTTCGTACCTAATAATGATGTTGAGCTTGAAGAAAGGCTCTTACAACAGGAAGTAGAGCGTACGACTCAAGAAGCGCTGATCGATTACGCATTAGCGACATATAATGAAGAACTGTTTAAATGTGTGATGAACGGTGATAATGAGTTTGTTGAGGATAGTGAAATGATCTCAGCAGAAGCCATGTCACAAGAAGAGTTCATTCGGCAGGTTAATCTTCGCGCCTGGATATAG
- a CDS encoding GNAT family N-acetyltransferase: MIMRLSLSEEDIVHQIWRLQQVAYRLEAEKIGFKDIPPLLDTIDTLSQCGETFFGEVNEDGVLQAAIAINNETIGTMTITRMMVHPEHFRKGIAGRMIQYIFEQYSDIPLFIVSTGTRNIPAYTLYLKYGFIPFDTYEVAPDIELTTFHRHL, from the coding sequence ATGATCATGAGACTTTCGTTGTCTGAAGAAGATATTGTTCACCAAATATGGCGCCTTCAGCAAGTTGCTTATCGACTAGAAGCAGAAAAAATTGGTTTTAAAGATATTCCTCCGCTACTAGATACTATCGATACGTTGAGTCAATGTGGGGAGACATTCTTTGGTGAAGTGAATGAGGACGGTGTGTTGCAAGCAGCAATAGCAATAAACAATGAGACGATTGGAACGATGACTATTACACGTATGATGGTCCATCCGGAACATTTCCGTAAGGGAATTGCAGGAAGAATGATTCAATACATTTTCGAACAATATTCGGATATTCCATTGTTTATTGTTTCTACGGGAACTCGCAATATCCCAGCCTATACACTTTATCTGAAATATGGCTTTATTCCCTTCGATACGTATGAAGTAGCACCTGATATAGAATTAACCACATTTCATAGACATTTATAA